The nucleotide window ATCATTCCGGAATCGAAGGACCTGCTGCAGGGCATCTCCACCGTCGGCGGAGTGCTGACCTGCCACTACCTTCAGGATGCGAAGTCGGCGCTGAAGACCTACGACCGCCAGGGGAAATTCCTCCGTGATGTGGCGTTGCCCGGAATCGGCAGCATCTACGGCCTGGAGGGCCGCCGGGAACACGAGGAAACCTACTATAACTTTAGTGGATTCACCCAGCCGGGCGCGGTCTATCGCCTCGATCCCGCCACCGGCGAAAGCACGCTGTGGAAGCAGCCGAAGGTGGGATTCAATCCGGACGACTACGAGACGAAGCAGGTCTTCTACCCGAGCAAGGACGGCACCAGGGTGCCGATGTTCATCGTCCACAAGAAGGGCCTGAAGCTCGATGGCACCAACCCGACGCTGCTCTATGGCTACGGCGGCTTCGCGATCAGCAGCCCGCCGGATTTCTCGATTCCGCGGATCGTGTGGATGGAGATGGGCGGCATCTACGCGCAGGCGAATATCCGCGGTGGCGGTGAATATGGCCGCGACTGGCATGAAGCGAGTTTCAAGACGAAGAAGCAGAACGGATTCGATGACTTCATCGGCGCGGGCGAATGGCTGATCGCGAACAAGTACACCTCGTCACCAAAACTGGCGATCCAGGGCGGCAGCAACGGCGGCCTGCTCGTCGGTGCCTGCATGGTGCAGCGGCCGGAGCTGTTCGGTGCGGCGATCCCGCAGGTGGGCGTGATGGACATGCTGCGTTTCCCGAAATTCACCATCGGCTGGGCATGGGAGGCGGAATACGGAGATCCTCAGAAGCCGGATGACTTCAAGGCCCTGTTCGCCTACTCGCCCTATCACAACCTGAAACCCGGCACGCGCTATCCGGCCACGCTGGTGATGACCGCGGACCACGATGACCGCGTGGTGCCCGCCCACAGCTTCAAGTTCGGAGCCCGCCTCCAGGAGTGCCAGCCAGAGGACGGCCCTCCGGTGCTCATCCGCGTGGAATCCAGCGCCGGCCATGGCGCGGGAACCTCGTTGACCAAGGCCATCGACCAAGCCGCGGACGAGTGGACCTTCCTGAGCAAGACACTCGGGATGGAATGAGGAAACCCGACGCCGACAAATCCGCTGGCCAGCGGACGTAGGGACGGCCAGTTCTAATTTGTCGCGTATGAAAATTCCGTCCCCGCTGGTCTGCCTGTCCGCCATCACCTGCCTCATTCATGCCGCGCCGGGCTACCCCGCCGCCCGCAAGGAAACCGTCACCGATGACTACCACAGCACCAAGGTGGCCGATCCCTATCGCTGGCTGGAGGATGACAACGCCGCGGACACCAAGGCCTGGGTGCAGGAGGAAAACAAAGTCACGCACGCTTTCCTGGATGGCATCCCGCGCCGCGAGGCGATCCGCGAGCGCCTGCGCACTCTCTGGAACTACGAACGCATCGGCGCGCCGACCGAGTACGGCGGCAAGTGGTTCTTCAGCCGCAACAGCGGCCTCCAGAACCAAGCCGTACTGATGGTCGCGGATGCCCCGGAGGCCGAGGGCAGGATCCTGCTCGACCCCAACACGCTCTCGAAGGATGGCACGGTTTCGCTCGGCGGCCAGCGCCCGAGCGAAGACGGCAAGCTGCTCGCCTATTCACTCTCCACCGGTGGCAGCGACTGGCAGGAAATCCGGGTCCGTGATGTCACCACCGGCAAGGATCTGGAAGATCATCTCAAGTGGGTGAAGTTCAGCGGCACATCCTGGAAGAAGGACGGCAGCGGCTTCTACTACAGCCGCTACGATGAGCCCAAAAAAGGCGCGGCACTGACCCAGAAGAACGAGTTCCAGAAGCTGTGCTTCCACAAGATCGGCACGCCGCAGGAACAGGACGTGATCGTCTATGAGCGCAAGGACCACGCCAACTGGGGCATCCACGGCGGAGTCACGGAAGACGGCCGCTACCTCATCATCAGCATCAGCCAGGGCACGGATCCAAAAAACCGCGTGTTCTACAAGGATCTCTCCGACGAGAACGCCAAGGTCGTCGAGCTGCTGCCGGACGCGGACGCGGAGTATGACTTCATCGACAACCAGGGGCCGGTATTCTTCTTCAAAACCGATCTCGATGCGCCGCGCGGCCGCGTGATCGCCATCGATACCCGCGAGCCCGCGCGCGCGAAGTGGAAGCAGATCATTCCGGAGAGCAAGGACCTGCTCAAAGGCATCTCGTCCGTGGGCGGGCAACTCGTCTGCCAATACCTGCAGGACGCGAAGAGCGCGGTGAAGTGCATGGATTTCGAGGGCAGGTTGATCCGCGATCTCACGCTGCCGGGCCTCGGCAGCGCGGGCGGATTCGGCGGCAAGAAGGAGGACAAGCAGACGTTCTACGGTTTCTCCACCTTCACCGAACCGGGATCGATCTACCGCCTCGATCTCGCCACCGGCGAAAGCAAGTTGTGGCGGAAACCGAAGGTCGGCTTCGACAGCGATGCTTATGAAAGCGAACAGGTCTTCTATCCGAGCAAGGATGGCACCAAGGTGCCGATGTTCATCGTCCACAAGAAGGGCCTGAAGCTGGACGGCACGAACCCGACGCTGCTCTACGGCTACGGTGGTTTCGACACCAGTCTCACGCCGGGCTTCTCGATCCCGCGCGCGGTGTGGCTGGAGATGGGTGGCGTGCTCGCGGTGGCAAACCTGCGCGGTGGCGGTGAATACGGCCGCGAGTGGCACGAAGCCGGCACCAAGCTGCGGAAGCAGAATGTCTTCGATGACTTCATCGCCGCCGGTGAATGGCTGATCTCCAACAAGTACACCTCCACACCCAAGCTCGCGATCCAAGGCGGCAGCAATGGCGGCCTGCTCGTGGGTGCCTGCCTCGTGCAGCGTCCGGATCTCTTCGGCGCGGCGATCCCGCACGTGGGCGTGATGGACATGCTGCGCTTCCACAAGTTCACCATCGGCTGGGCGTGGCAGAGCGACTACGGCAGCTCGGACAATCCGCTCGAGTTCAAGGCGCTCTACGCCTACTCCCCTTACCACAACCTCAAGCCCGGCACGCGCTATCCGGCCACGCTGGTGATGACCGCGGACCACGATGACCGCGTGGTGCCCGCACACAGCTTCAAGTTCGCCGCACGATTGCAGGAGTGCCAGCCGAAGGACGGCCCTCCGGTGCTCATCCGGATCGAATCCAGCGCCGGTCATGGCGCGGGCACGGCGCTCAACAAGAGCATCGAACAGTCCGCCGACGAGTGGACCTTCCTCTCGAAGGCACTCGACATGAAACGGGATTGATGGCCCGTTGGCGGTGGCGATGAACCTCCACACGCTCACGCAGGTCCAGGATCTCCCGATTTCCGTCGCGGAGGCCTGGACCTTTTTTTCGACGCCGGCGAACCTCCAGTCGATCACGCCGCCGGACATCGATTTCCAATTCATCGGCGATCATTCGGGGCCGATGTATGAGTGCCGCATCCTGCGTTATCGCATCGGCATCGCACCGCTTGTACGAGTGAACTGGAATACCGGGATCAAGGCCGTGCGCGAGGGACATTCGTTCGTGGACGAGCAGATCTCGGGCCCTTACCGGTTCTGGCACCACCGCCATGTGTTTGAAGCTATCGAAGACGGCACGCGCATGACGGATGAAATCCACTACGCCGTGCCTTTTGGGTTCATCGGCGATCTGCTTCACCCTTTCCTGGTGCGGAAGGAACTGGAGCGCATCTTCCAATTCCGCCGCGAGGAACTGGTGCGGCGGTTCGGGACGGTGAAGTGATCATGCTTCCCAGCAGGCGCTCTCGCACCTCTCCTCTTTGCCCTGGCAGGGGCAAAGAGATGGCAGGCGAACCGCTAGCTTCACGGGTGATCTGCGATCCACCGCTCGATGGCGAGGCGGATGCCTGCGGCCTTGTGGAGGGTTTCCTCGTATTCCTTCTGCGGATCGGAATCGGCGACAATGCCGCCACCAACATCGTAACTCAACCGCTCTCCCTCGCGAACCAGAGTGCGGATGGCGATATTGAACTGGCTCTCGCCATTGAAACCGAACCACCCGATGGCACCACAGTAGATACCGCGCTCGCGTTGCTCCAATTCAGAGATGATCTCCATCGCCCGCTTCTTCGGTGCACCCGTGATGCTGCCGCCGGGGAAACAAGCGGCCAACGCATCCACCGCCGTGACGCCTCCCCGCAATGTGCCGGTGACCGTGGACACCAGATGATGCACCTGTTCCAATGTTTCGAGCTTCAGCATTTCCGCGACATGCACGCTGCCGAACTCGCAGACCTGCCCGATGTCGTTGCGCAGAAGGTCGGTGATCATCACCAGTTCGGAAATCTCCTTGGCTGATGTCTGGAGCTCGTAGGCGCTGCGGCGGTCGTCATCCGGATCCGCGAAGCGCGGGCGCGTGCCCTTGATCGGACGGGTTTCAATACCACTGCCGGAAATGCGCAGGAACGTCTCGGGCGAAGAACTCAGCACCTCGGTTCCACCCAGCGACAACCACGCCGCCATCGGCGCGGGCGTGGCCTCGCGAAGATGGCCATACAGCGGAAACAACGATCCTCCTTCGATGGTGGCACGGAACGATTGCGAGAGATTGACCTGATAGATGTCCCCCGCCGCGATCCATTCCTGCACACGACGGACATTCGCCAGATAGGCCTCACGCGGCGTGCAGGAAGAAAACTCCCCCACCCGCACCGGCTCATCCGGCATCTCACGCAGCTCGGAGGAAAGCGCTCCGATCTCCCACCACTCGCCGCTCTCGTGGACGAAGACCAGCATCTCCGGAAACTCCCCGAAGACGAAATCCCCCTCATAGCCTACCCAGCCACACAGCCCTCCCAGCGGAAATCCACGATCCGCGGTTTCAGTTCGTGAGGCATCGAGAATCGCCTGCAAGCGAGCGCGATCCGCCGCCGCGTGAATGTTCCCCTCGATCAACCGCGCCGGGCGCGCCGCGATCACGGACACCGGCATCGGCGCACTGGAGGGCTGGTTGCCCGCGGTATCGAAAAACACCAGCCCGCCAAGATGGCGCAACCGGGCCGCCACATCGGCAGGCAGGAAACCTCCGAGGCGTGGCTGGCGGATGGCGGAACGCGTCAGCGGGTCGGCCATGATGGGCGGCAGGAAACTACCCTCCGCCCCGGCTGGCAAGGCGGAAGACCGCTCAAGGCCGCGGAAACTCCACCCGCGCGGCCACCGGGAAATGATCCGAGGGATAGGGCTCCGGGTCGACCACGATGTCCGCCTCCAGCACCCGCGCTCCCTTCGAGACGAGGATGTGATCCACATTCCGCGTGCCCGCGCGCTTGCCATCCCAGAAGTGGAGCGTGGTGCGGTTGCCCTCGCCGCGGTGGCGGCTGTCGAAGGCATCCACAAGGCCGCTCTTCCAAACCTCCTGACGCGCGGACAGCACCGAGTTCTGGCCAAGCAGATAGGTCACGGCCGGATTGCCTTCCACCGCATTGAAATCCCCGAGCAGCACCACCGGTTCATCGCCATGCCGGCGGGTGTCGATCCGCCGCGCGATCAAGCGCGCCGCCTGCTCGCGCGAAGGCTGGTTGCGGTGGTCCCAGTGGGTGGCGAAGACGTAGAAGGAGCGGTCCGTGGCGCGGTCGGTGAGGCGCGTCCAGCAGGCGATGCGCGGGATCTCATTTCCCCAGTTCTTGGAGCCGGGAATTTCCGGCGTATCGGAGAGCCAGAACGTGCCCGCATCCGAGGTGTCCTTCACAAAGCGGTCACGGCGGAAGAAAATGCCGGTGTATTCCCCCAGGGTGCGACCGTCGTCTCGGCCCACGCCGGTGAAATCGTAGTCCGGCAGCGAGGCCCACAGGTCCGCCACCTGGCCGTGGAGCGCCTCCTGCACGCCGAAGACATCCGGCTTCATCCGGCACAGGCTGCGGACAGCCGCCACCGAGCGTTGGT belongs to Luteolibacter ambystomatis and includes:
- a CDS encoding prolyl oligopeptidase family serine peptidase; protein product: MKIPSPLVCLSAITCLIHAAPGYPAARKETVTDDYHSTKVADPYRWLEDDNAADTKAWVQEENKVTHAFLDGIPRREAIRERLRTLWNYERIGAPTEYGGKWFFSRNSGLQNQAVLMVADAPEAEGRILLDPNTLSKDGTVSLGGQRPSEDGKLLAYSLSTGGSDWQEIRVRDVTTGKDLEDHLKWVKFSGTSWKKDGSGFYYSRYDEPKKGAALTQKNEFQKLCFHKIGTPQEQDVIVYERKDHANWGIHGGVTEDGRYLIISISQGTDPKNRVFYKDLSDENAKVVELLPDADAEYDFIDNQGPVFFFKTDLDAPRGRVIAIDTREPARAKWKQIIPESKDLLKGISSVGGQLVCQYLQDAKSAVKCMDFEGRLIRDLTLPGLGSAGGFGGKKEDKQTFYGFSTFTEPGSIYRLDLATGESKLWRKPKVGFDSDAYESEQVFYPSKDGTKVPMFIVHKKGLKLDGTNPTLLYGYGGFDTSLTPGFSIPRAVWLEMGGVLAVANLRGGGEYGREWHEAGTKLRKQNVFDDFIAAGEWLISNKYTSTPKLAIQGGSNGGLLVGACLVQRPDLFGAAIPHVGVMDMLRFHKFTIGWAWQSDYGSSDNPLEFKALYAYSPYHNLKPGTRYPATLVMTADHDDRVVPAHSFKFAARLQECQPKDGPPVLIRIESSAGHGAGTALNKSIEQSADEWTFLSKALDMKRD
- a CDS encoding SRPBCC family protein, with translation MNLHTLTQVQDLPISVAEAWTFFSTPANLQSITPPDIDFQFIGDHSGPMYECRILRYRIGIAPLVRVNWNTGIKAVREGHSFVDEQISGPYRFWHHRHVFEAIEDGTRMTDEIHYAVPFGFIGDLLHPFLVRKELERIFQFRREELVRRFGTVK
- the pabB gene encoding aminodeoxychorismate synthase component I gives rise to the protein MADPLTRSAIRQPRLGGFLPADVAARLRHLGGLVFFDTAGNQPSSAPMPVSVIAARPARLIEGNIHAAADRARLQAILDASRTETADRGFPLGGLCGWVGYEGDFVFGEFPEMLVFVHESGEWWEIGALSSELREMPDEPVRVGEFSSCTPREAYLANVRRVQEWIAAGDIYQVNLSQSFRATIEGGSLFPLYGHLREATPAPMAAWLSLGGTEVLSSSPETFLRISGSGIETRPIKGTRPRFADPDDDRRSAYELQTSAKEISELVMITDLLRNDIGQVCEFGSVHVAEMLKLETLEQVHHLVSTVTGTLRGGVTAVDALAACFPGGSITGAPKKRAMEIISELEQRERGIYCGAIGWFGFNGESQFNIAIRTLVREGERLSYDVGGGIVADSDPQKEYEETLHKAAGIRLAIERWIADHP
- a CDS encoding endonuclease/exonuclease/phosphatase family protein, with translation MRPGWILPMMAVLLCGCGRRQVLPPPKAVAVREDGVIALRLVTFNLRYENDGDRGPRNWHQRSVAAVRSLCRMKPDVFGVQEALHGQVADLWASLPDYDFTGVGRDDGRTLGEYTGIFFRRDRFVKDTSDAGTFWLSDTPEIPGSKNWGNEIPRIACWTRLTDRATDRSFYVFATHWDHRNQPSREQAARLIARRIDTRRHGDEPVVLLGDFNAVEGNPAVTYLLGQNSVLSARQEVWKSGLVDAFDSRHRGEGNRTTLHFWDGKRAGTRNVDHILVSKGARVLEADIVVDPEPYPSDHFPVAARVEFPRP
- a CDS encoding prolyl oligopeptidase family serine peptidase — encoded protein: MKFPAPRSWICLLALSSPLHAAPAYPVAREVDVSDDYHGTRVADPYRWLEDDNSKETKAWAAAENKVTRAWLDANPRRETIRKRLRELWNYQRVGTPFRYGSKWFTYRNSGLQNHGVLYVSDSPEGEAKVLLDPNKLSKDGTVSVENESASTDGKLLAYAVSSAGSDWQEIRVRDTTTTKDLKDVVKWVKFSGISWAKDGSGFYYSRYDEPKKGAALTDKNEFQKLYFHKLGTPQSADPLVYERKDHPEWGIGGDVTEDGSYLIITSSEGTEEKTRVFYKDLSQPDAKVVDLLPEGDAEFSFIDNDGPVFLFKTDLNGPRGRVVAIDTREPGRDKWKEIIPESKDLLQGISTVGGVLTCHYLQDAKSALKTYDRQGKFLRDVALPGIGSIYGLEGRREHEETYYNFSGFTQPGAVYRLDPATGESTLWKQPKVGFNPDDYETKQVFYPSKDGTRVPMFIVHKKGLKLDGTNPTLLYGYGGFAISSPPDFSIPRIVWMEMGGIYAQANIRGGGEYGRDWHEASFKTKKQNGFDDFIGAGEWLIANKYTSSPKLAIQGGSNGGLLVGACMVQRPELFGAAIPQVGVMDMLRFPKFTIGWAWEAEYGDPQKPDDFKALFAYSPYHNLKPGTRYPATLVMTADHDDRVVPAHSFKFGARLQECQPEDGPPVLIRVESSAGHGAGTSLTKAIDQAADEWTFLSKTLGME